Proteins found in one Carcharodon carcharias isolate sCarCar2 chromosome 8, sCarCar2.pri, whole genome shotgun sequence genomic segment:
- the LOC121281085 gene encoding thymosin beta-11-like isoform X2 codes for MSDKPNLCEIIQFDKKKLKKIETKEKNPLPTKETIEEEKRQESAS; via the exons ATGTCAGACAAACCAAATCTTTGCGAAATCATACAATTTGATAAGAAAAAGCTGAAGAAGATAGAAACCAAAGAGAAAAATCCTCTGCCAACAAAAGAGA CAATTGAAGAGGAAAAGAGGCAAGAATCAGCTTCATGA